A part of Paenibacillus sp. sptzw28 genomic DNA contains:
- a CDS encoding ABC transporter ATP-binding protein — translation MEAIREPLREPLILIDTLSKEYKMGGETVHALSDISLRVEHGDFIAIVGPSGSGKSTLMNVIGCLDAPSSGSYWLDGEEVSRLRESKLAEIRNRKIGFIFQGFNLLNKLSALENVELPLIYRGIPAKERRDQAVEALRKVGLEERVRHKPSELSGGQQQRVAIARALAGNPPILLADEPTGALDTRTGAEVMGLMKQLNHQGHTIVLITHDPSISQQASRVVRIQDGQIDEEGGERRERQPSLQNGG, via the coding sequence ATGGAAGCGATACGAGAACCGTTACGAGAGCCGTTAATCCTCATCGACACCCTGTCCAAAGAGTATAAGATGGGCGGCGAGACCGTTCACGCGCTGAGTGATATTTCACTACGCGTTGAGCACGGGGATTTTATTGCAATCGTCGGCCCGTCCGGCTCAGGCAAATCGACCTTGATGAACGTCATCGGCTGTCTCGACGCTCCCAGCTCGGGAAGCTATTGGCTTGACGGAGAAGAAGTGAGCAGGCTGCGCGAGAGCAAGCTTGCCGAAATCCGCAACCGCAAGATAGGATTTATTTTTCAAGGCTTCAACCTGCTTAACAAGCTGTCAGCTCTCGAGAATGTCGAGCTGCCTCTCATTTACCGGGGCATTCCGGCCAAGGAGCGCAGGGATCAAGCGGTCGAAGCGCTCCGCAAGGTAGGGCTCGAAGAGCGTGTCCGGCATAAGCCAAGCGAGCTGTCGGGCGGACAGCAGCAGCGCGTAGCGATCGCAAGGGCTCTGGCCGGCAATCCGCCTATCCTGCTTGCGGATGAACCTACCGGCGCGCTTGATACCCGCACAGGCGCGGAAGTAATGGGACTTATGAAGCAATTGAATCATCAGGGACACACCATCGTGCTTATTACGCATGATCCATCGATTTCGCAACAAGCCTCCCGGGTAGTCCGCATTCAGGATGGACAAATCGACGAGGAAGGCGGTGAGAGACGTGAACGTCAGCCAAGCCTTCAAAATGGCGGTTAA
- a CDS encoding efflux RND transporter periplasmic adaptor subunit: MRKWWLLGIGVLLVTSAVIYYFKLGTKDEVAAAAAVTTTQVRKGTIEVSVSGTGSIAPAEKESVKSSGKQGTIGQVNVAEGDKVKKGAVLATIEGEDNTDKIKSAEVDLEKKLLQLQSTQEQLKSAADDQSIQNIKLNLEQQQLDIDQSRETIAELKTAEAGSTIVAPVGGNVTAVSVADGDSLGGASDLFEIADYDHLNIVVSIDELDISQVKLGQTAAISVDAITGKTYAGKVVKIADEGTSSNGVASFDVTISLSSIEGLKPGMTAEASIEVEKKDNVLMLPIDAVQSFGSRYMVFLPAGSETTGQTGAGTSGQNSGQNSDQNSGLTGSQTGGQAGPGSGNQSGGRTGNGTGYGGSSGNGGYQFGSGSRRTGDRSASRFGGGVPHVIQVGIHNEDYIEIVSGLNEGDSVIVPTVTATTTAAGQQQGAGGFRAGGLGGFGGGGFGGGGFGGGQRSGNTQRSSNSSAPGGSNSGGGGGR, encoded by the coding sequence ATGAGAAAATGGTGGCTGCTGGGTATCGGCGTTCTGCTTGTCACTTCTGCCGTTATCTATTATTTCAAGCTGGGAACGAAGGATGAGGTTGCGGCGGCGGCGGCGGTCACGACCACTCAGGTGCGCAAAGGGACCATAGAAGTGAGCGTCAGCGGCACAGGAAGCATCGCACCTGCCGAGAAGGAGAGCGTCAAGTCCTCCGGAAAGCAGGGCACGATCGGACAGGTAAATGTCGCAGAAGGCGACAAAGTGAAGAAAGGCGCCGTCCTCGCAACGATAGAGGGTGAAGACAATACGGATAAAATCAAGTCCGCAGAGGTGGATTTGGAGAAGAAGCTGCTGCAGCTTCAGAGCACGCAGGAGCAGTTGAAAAGCGCAGCCGACGATCAAAGCATACAAAATATAAAGCTGAACCTAGAGCAGCAGCAGCTTGATATCGACCAATCCAGAGAAACAATTGCAGAACTGAAGACAGCTGAAGCAGGCAGCACGATCGTCGCACCGGTCGGAGGTAACGTGACAGCGGTCTCCGTCGCCGATGGAGATTCACTGGGCGGTGCGTCCGACCTGTTTGAAATTGCCGATTACGATCATCTTAATATCGTGGTCAGTATTGACGAGCTGGATATTTCACAAGTGAAGCTCGGACAGACGGCAGCGATATCAGTCGATGCGATTACCGGTAAGACGTATGCGGGTAAAGTCGTCAAAATCGCCGATGAGGGGACGTCGAGCAATGGTGTCGCATCTTTCGATGTAACGATTTCGCTTAGCAGCATAGAAGGCTTGAAACCCGGCATGACAGCCGAAGCGAGCATTGAAGTTGAGAAGAAGGACAACGTGCTCATGCTGCCGATCGATGCAGTCCAGTCCTTTGGCAGCAGATACATGGTATTCCTGCCTGCCGGCAGCGAGACAACAGGTCAAACAGGAGCTGGGACAAGCGGTCAAAACAGCGGCCAAAACAGCGACCAAAACAGCGGTCTAACAGGCTCCCAGACCGGCGGTCAAGCAGGGCCCGGGTCCGGCAATCAGTCAGGAGGCCGAACAGGCAATGGCACTGGATACGGCGGTTCATCAGGTAATGGAGGGTATCAATTTGGCAGCGGGTCCAGGCGAACCGGTGACCGTAGTGCAAGCCGGTTCGGCGGCGGTGTTCCTCATGTCATTCAGGTAGGGATACACAATGAAGACTATATTGAAATTGTCTCGGGCTTAAATGAAGGCGACAGTGTAATTGTGCCGACTGTCACAGCGACCACTACCGCTGCCGGTCAACAGCAGGGCGCCGGTGGCTTCAGAGCAGGGGGCTTAGGCGGGTTTGGCGGCGGAGGATTCGGAGGCGGAGGCTTCGGAGGCGGACAGAGAAGCGGCAACACGCAGCGTTCCAGTAATTCAAGCGCACCAGGCGGTTCGAATAGCGGAGGAGGAGGAGGGCGGTAA
- a CDS encoding ABC transporter ATP-binding protein, producing the protein MLRRFVSYYNPYKKLFLLDFGCAVMAALIELSFPMAVQWMVDNLLPSRNWPLIVWAGIGLLALYLFSMGLQFIVNYWGHKLGINIETDMRQQLFTHVQKLSFRFFDNHKTGHLMSRMTNDLFEIGEMAHHGPEDLFIALMTFAGAFGIMWTVNSQLALITFLVVPVLVWIIVFFNMRLSKAATGMFERIADVNSRVEDSVSGIRVVQSFTNEDYELRRFRENNHRFRLSKLQSYLAISYSSSSIYMLTRLISLIVLICGAWYTYQGQLTNGQLVAFLLYVNIFLKPIDKINTLMESYPKGMAGFKRFCELLDTEPDVKDAPGAIEASPLRGDITFKDVKFSYEGHSDVLTGVNLSIRSGETIALVGPSGAGKSTLCSLIPRFYEVDGGDIEIDGRNIRSMTMRSLRSQIGIVQQDVFLFAGTIRDNIAYGKLGASEEDIRDAAGRAHLLEMIDALPDGLDTVIGERGLKLSGGQRQRLAIARMFLKNPPILILDEATSALDTETESIIQQALAELAHNRTTLIIAHRLATIRHADRIIVVAEDGIAESGKHDELLAAGGIYARLHRSQFGAVAT; encoded by the coding sequence GTGCTGCGTCGGTTTGTTTCTTATTATAACCCTTACAAAAAGCTGTTTCTACTTGATTTCGGATGCGCAGTTATGGCTGCCCTCATCGAGCTAAGCTTCCCAATGGCGGTCCAGTGGATGGTCGATAATCTGCTTCCCTCCCGCAATTGGCCGCTGATCGTTTGGGCGGGAATCGGGCTGCTCGCCTTATATTTGTTCAGTATGGGGCTGCAGTTTATCGTCAATTACTGGGGCCACAAGCTCGGCATCAATATAGAGACGGACATGCGCCAGCAGCTGTTCACTCATGTTCAGAAGCTCTCGTTCCGGTTCTTCGATAATCATAAAACCGGGCACCTGATGTCAAGAATGACGAATGATTTGTTTGAAATCGGGGAAATGGCCCATCATGGTCCCGAGGATCTGTTCATTGCGCTTATGACGTTTGCGGGCGCATTCGGCATCATGTGGACGGTGAACAGCCAGCTTGCCCTGATTACGTTTCTGGTGGTACCCGTTCTGGTCTGGATTATCGTTTTCTTCAACATGCGGCTCAGCAAAGCGGCGACAGGCATGTTTGAGCGGATCGCGGATGTGAACAGCAGGGTGGAAGACAGCGTCTCGGGCATTCGCGTCGTACAGTCTTTTACGAATGAAGACTATGAGCTGCGCCGTTTTCGGGAAAACAACCACCGGTTCAGATTATCCAAGCTGCAGTCTTATCTTGCAATTTCCTACAGCTCCTCTTCGATCTATATGCTGACAAGGCTCATCTCTCTGATCGTCCTCATTTGCGGCGCTTGGTATACGTATCAGGGCCAGCTTACGAACGGACAGCTGGTCGCATTTCTTTTGTATGTGAATATTTTTCTTAAACCGATCGATAAGATCAATACGCTTATGGAGTCTTATCCCAAAGGGATGGCCGGCTTCAAGCGTTTCTGCGAGCTGCTGGATACGGAGCCTGATGTGAAGGATGCGCCTGGAGCAATCGAAGCGAGCCCGCTGCGCGGCGATATTACGTTCAAGGATGTAAAATTCAGCTATGAAGGACATTCTGATGTGCTGACGGGCGTCAACCTCAGCATTCGTTCCGGCGAAACGATCGCTCTGGTAGGACCCTCGGGGGCCGGGAAATCGACGCTGTGCAGTCTTATTCCGCGGTTCTATGAGGTGGACGGAGGAGATATAGAGATCGACGGCCGCAATATCCGCAGCATGACGATGCGCTCGCTTCGCTCTCAAATCGGTATTGTGCAGCAGGATGTATTTCTGTTCGCCGGCACGATTCGCGACAATATTGCATACGGCAAGCTCGGCGCAAGCGAGGAAGATATCAGAGATGCGGCGGGCAGAGCGCATCTGCTTGAGATGATCGACGCACTTCCGGATGGATTGGATACCGTAATCGGCGAGCGGGGGCTGAAGCTGTCGGGCGGTCAGCGGCAGAGGCTTGCGATCGCCCGCATGTTTTTGAAAAATCCTCCGATTCTCATACTTGACGAAGCGACATCGGCGCTCGATACGGAGACGGAGTCGATTATCCAGCAGGCGCTGGCCGAGCTTGCACACAACAGGACTACGCTGATTATTGCTCACAGACTGGCGACAATCCGCCATGCGGACCGGATTATCGTTGTTGCAGAAGACGGAATCGCCGAGTCCGGCAAGCATGATGAGCTGCTTGCGGCCGGCGGCATATACGCCAGACTTCACCGTTCCCAGTTCGGAGCGGTCGCGACGTAA
- a CDS encoding efflux RND transporter periplasmic adaptor subunit gives MGGKQLRIIHHTHFQRSFVRRAAAACLAVCLLSGCSLLPEEEETLQPPVQQKKEESYETTPVRKGNIEKYLKAVATAVSGSNASVSFSESGGRVKKMFVQEGDSVKAGSPIAELDTGDLTTRIKLQRLAVEQKQIRYTGAISKAAGKTDLRLSQIDLDREKLVLDSLEKQYRKSLLLSPINGVVTYVNTLDPSEPVAANVNIAVISDPNTVNLIYESTDIRNIAAVKQGTDVEVEIDDKLYKGKVAQTPSTAPKTTDEKIQRQNAKSLIISLNQPRPALKIGETADIKLFIEKRDNVLIIPRASLRSFLGRTTVQVLEGGRVKELDVQAGLTTTTEVEVIKGLEEGQKVIIDN, from the coding sequence ATGGGGGGAAAACAATTGCGGATTATTCATCATACTCATTTTCAGCGTTCTTTTGTCCGTCGCGCCGCGGCGGCATGCTTGGCCGTTTGTTTGCTCAGCGGATGCTCGCTTCTTCCGGAAGAAGAAGAAACGCTTCAGCCGCCTGTCCAGCAGAAGAAAGAGGAATCCTACGAAACTACTCCGGTAAGAAAAGGAAATATCGAAAAGTACTTAAAAGCTGTAGCAACGGCTGTATCCGGCAGCAACGCATCCGTCTCGTTCTCCGAGTCCGGCGGCCGGGTAAAAAAAATGTTCGTTCAGGAAGGTGATTCCGTAAAAGCCGGTTCGCCTATCGCCGAGCTTGATACAGGGGATCTCACCACTCGCATAAAGCTCCAGCGGCTTGCCGTAGAGCAGAAGCAAATCAGGTATACAGGGGCCATATCGAAAGCGGCCGGCAAAACCGACCTTCGCCTCTCTCAAATCGATCTGGACCGGGAGAAGCTTGTTCTTGATTCGTTGGAGAAGCAATACCGGAAATCGTTATTGCTATCGCCCATTAACGGCGTCGTAACGTATGTTAACACACTCGACCCGAGCGAGCCGGTAGCCGCTAATGTAAACATTGCAGTCATCTCCGACCCGAACACGGTCAATCTTATTTATGAGTCAACGGATATTCGGAATATTGCCGCTGTCAAGCAGGGTACGGACGTAGAGGTCGAAATCGACGACAAATTATATAAAGGGAAAGTCGCACAGACCCCGTCCACCGCGCCGAAAACCACTGATGAGAAGATTCAAAGGCAGAATGCGAAATCTCTTATCATTTCGCTTAACCAGCCCAGGCCGGCGCTTAAAATAGGCGAAACAGCCGATATCAAGCTGTTTATCGAGAAGAGGGACAATGTGCTTATCATCCCGCGGGCCAGCTTGCGCTCCTTTCTGGGCCGGACCACCGTACAAGTTCTGGAGGGCGGCCGCGTGAAAGAGCTTGACGTACAGGCAGGACTGACAACAACAACGGAAGTCGAAGTAATCAAAGGCCTGGAAGAAGGCCAGAAGGTCATTATAGATAACTAG
- a CDS encoding ABC transporter permease, translated as MDKSTRKAVRDVNVSQAFKMAVKSILANKMRSLLTMLGIIIGVAAVIALVGVGQGTTKNVTDQVQSLGTNLLTVNITGRGSKTTLDYKEADEITNNSDIEYAAPVNQQSGSAKNGLKSVDVSVVGTTADYLDVKEYTLAAGRFISQIDLDYYQKIAVLGSTTATDLFGTANAVGQTFLINGVRYKVVGVLASKGSSLTGSNDEVVIIPITTSERLFKSKGVKTINVQVASPDQMNKVMGELVTELNKKFRGDTNSYRVFNQQDLLNSFSSISNTLSLALGGVAAISLLVGGIGIMNIMLVSVTERTREIGIRKAIGAKKKDILVQFLIEAIALSGIGGLLGVGIGVGTAQFLSKAMSMTVVLSLPIIGLAFGFSVFIGVVFGLFPANKASSLRPIEALRFE; from the coding sequence ATGGACAAATCGACGAGGAAGGCGGTGAGAGACGTGAACGTCAGCCAAGCCTTCAAAATGGCGGTTAAAAGCATATTGGCGAACAAAATGAGATCGCTGCTCACAATGCTCGGCATTATAATCGGCGTTGCGGCCGTAATCGCCCTTGTCGGAGTCGGCCAAGGTACGACGAAGAACGTAACCGACCAGGTGCAGAGTCTCGGCACCAATTTGCTCACGGTCAATATAACCGGACGTGGTTCGAAGACGACGCTGGACTACAAGGAAGCGGATGAGATCACCAACAATAGCGATATCGAATACGCCGCGCCGGTCAATCAGCAGAGCGGCTCCGCCAAGAACGGGTTGAAAAGCGTCGATGTAAGCGTCGTCGGAACGACTGCCGATTATCTGGATGTGAAAGAATATACGCTGGCAGCCGGAAGGTTCATTTCGCAAATCGACCTTGACTATTATCAGAAAATTGCCGTTCTCGGCTCAACGACGGCAACTGATCTGTTCGGCACGGCTAATGCGGTCGGACAGACGTTTCTCATCAATGGCGTCCGTTATAAAGTAGTCGGGGTACTGGCGTCCAAAGGTAGCTCGCTCACCGGATCGAACGACGAAGTCGTCATAATTCCGATTACAACTTCCGAACGTCTGTTCAAATCCAAAGGCGTCAAGACAATCAACGTGCAAGTGGCGTCGCCGGATCAAATGAACAAAGTAATGGGCGAGCTTGTGACCGAGCTGAACAAGAAATTCCGCGGCGATACGAACAGCTACCGAGTATTCAACCAGCAGGACCTGCTCAATTCCTTCAGCAGCATTTCGAATACGCTGTCGCTTGCACTCGGCGGGGTGGCGGCCATATCGCTGCTTGTCGGCGGTATCGGAATCATGAATATTATGCTCGTGTCAGTCACGGAGCGGACCAGAGAGATCGGAATCCGCAAAGCGATCGGCGCCAAGAAAAAGGATATTCTGGTTCAGTTCCTTATCGAGGCTATCGCTCTCAGCGGCATCGGCGGCCTCCTCGGAGTCGGAATAGGGGTCGGGACAGCGCAGTTTTTGTCCAAGGCGATGAGCATGACCGTCGTTTTATCGCTGCCGATCATCGGCTTGGCATTCGGATTCTCGGTCTTTATCGGCGTTGTCTTTGGACTGTTCCCGGCGAACAAAGCGTCCAGTCTGAGGCCGATTGAAGCTCTAAGGTTTGAATAG
- a CDS encoding glycoside hydrolase family 2 TIM barrel-domain containing protein: protein MKSKYVYTPPKNGYPEWNNNPEIFELNRMKAHATLIPFDTVQEALKGDRASSRSCLSLNGTWKFAFAETPDKRIAGFYEEGYDCGGWDEIPVPSHWQLQGYDYPQYTNVRYPWEETEELMPPFAPTKYNPVGSYVRTFSVPENWQGQPVFISFQGVESAFYVWVNGELVGYSEDTFTPAEFDLTPYLREGDNKLAVEVYRWCDASWLEDQDFWRMSGIFRDVYLYTTPKVHLYDFFATTELDEAYEDASLKIKANVTNYFEDKLGTVTVEAQLYDRDLQPVLAHPIVMTAPLDGAAQAGIEGAQDVRSPLKWSAEQPNLYTLVLSLKDEAGELLEAVSCRIGFRKFELKDGLMLINGKRIVFKGVNRHEFSCHTGRAIGFEDMVTDVKLMKAYNINAVRTSHYPNHPLWYDLCDEYGLYVIDETNIETHGSWNYGQKELGEKTVPGSRPEWTANVLDRANSMLQRDKNHPSVIIWSLGNESFGGDNFIKMHDFLREADPSRLVHYEGVTMWRDSDAATDMESHMYSKPAKIEEYARSNPAKPFILCEYSHAMGNSCGGLHLYCELFDRYPVLQGGFIWDWIDQAIWTKNDDGISYMAYGGDFGEKPHDGNFCGNGIIFADRSVSPKIYEVKKCYQNVTFSEVNLAEGVLTVENKFLFTNLGEYELKWTLAVDGVVTDKGSLTAAIAPGDSQQVTIPLPVLSGAEGEAVLTVGFFTKQATAWAEAGHEVAFEQFLLPPAEHRAQAVRILGSPAVQVSEEQAVLSITGEQFAVSFDKATGNLVSFAANGKELLKAPPAPNFWRAYTDNDRGNKQHERCATWRSAGVERRLRQLTWEVLPDRVVVQASYLLPTTKASSCDVTYTVRGSGEIDIYQQLTPGGNGDLPEIPEIGMMFVLDRSFDTIEWYGKGPHESYWDRQTGAKLGFYSAKVEDQFVPYIRPQECGNKMEVRRAAVTNADGAGLLITGLPVFELNALPYTPFELEAHDHVYKLPESDKTVIRINHRQMGVGGDDSWGALPHQQYLLQANKPYAFGFTIKGI, encoded by the coding sequence ATGAAGTCCAAATATGTGTATACGCCGCCTAAGAACGGCTATCCCGAGTGGAATAACAATCCCGAAATCTTTGAACTGAACCGGATGAAAGCGCACGCTACACTCATCCCCTTCGATACTGTTCAGGAAGCTCTCAAAGGAGACCGGGCATCCTCGCGCAGCTGTTTGTCGCTGAACGGCACATGGAAGTTCGCTTTTGCCGAAACGCCCGACAAACGTATCGCAGGCTTCTATGAAGAAGGCTACGACTGCGGAGGCTGGGACGAAATACCGGTTCCTTCGCATTGGCAGCTCCAGGGCTACGACTACCCCCAATATACGAATGTCCGTTATCCCTGGGAGGAGACGGAGGAGCTGATGCCTCCGTTCGCGCCGACTAAATATAACCCGGTCGGTTCGTATGTAAGGACGTTTTCCGTGCCTGAGAATTGGCAGGGTCAGCCGGTATTTATCAGCTTTCAGGGCGTTGAATCCGCCTTCTATGTTTGGGTGAACGGCGAGCTTGTCGGTTACAGCGAGGATACGTTCACACCGGCCGAATTCGATCTGACTCCATATTTGCGCGAGGGCGATAATAAGCTGGCTGTTGAAGTGTACCGCTGGTGCGACGCAAGCTGGCTCGAGGACCAGGATTTTTGGCGGATGAGCGGCATATTCCGCGATGTCTATCTATATACGACACCGAAGGTGCATCTGTACGATTTCTTCGCCACGACGGAGCTGGATGAAGCTTACGAGGATGCGAGTCTTAAGATAAAGGCGAACGTAACGAACTATTTCGAAGACAAGCTCGGTACGGTAACCGTCGAAGCCCAACTGTACGACCGGGACCTGCAGCCGGTACTGGCGCACCCGATTGTGATGACGGCGCCGCTGGACGGTGCAGCCCAGGCCGGGATTGAAGGGGCTCAAGACGTGAGAAGCCCGCTCAAATGGAGCGCCGAGCAGCCGAACTTGTATACGCTTGTACTCAGCTTGAAGGATGAAGCGGGTGAACTGCTTGAAGCGGTAAGCTGCCGAATCGGTTTCCGTAAATTCGAGCTGAAGGACGGCCTTATGCTTATTAACGGAAAGCGAATTGTCTTCAAAGGTGTCAACAGGCATGAATTTTCCTGTCACACCGGACGGGCGATAGGTTTTGAGGACATGGTGACGGACGTCAAACTGATGAAAGCTTATAATATCAATGCCGTTCGCACATCGCATTACCCGAACCATCCGCTCTGGTACGACTTGTGCGACGAATACGGTTTATACGTCATCGATGAGACGAATATCGAGACGCACGGCAGCTGGAATTACGGACAGAAGGAGCTGGGCGAGAAGACTGTACCGGGCAGCCGCCCGGAGTGGACCGCAAATGTGCTCGACCGGGCCAATTCGATGCTGCAGCGCGACAAGAACCACCCGTCCGTCATCATTTGGTCGCTCGGGAACGAGTCATTCGGCGGTGACAACTTTATCAAGATGCACGACTTTTTGCGGGAGGCAGACCCGTCAAGACTCGTTCATTATGAAGGAGTCACGATGTGGCGGGATTCGGATGCGGCTACGGACATGGAAAGCCATATGTATTCGAAACCGGCGAAGATCGAAGAATACGCACGCAGCAATCCGGCAAAGCCGTTCATTCTGTGCGAATACAGCCATGCGATGGGCAACTCCTGCGGAGGGCTGCATCTTTATTGCGAGCTGTTCGACCGCTATCCGGTTCTGCAGGGCGGCTTTATCTGGGACTGGATCGACCAGGCAATCTGGACAAAGAACGATGACGGCATCTCGTATATGGCCTATGGCGGTGACTTCGGCGAGAAGCCGCATGACGGCAACTTCTGCGGGAACGGAATTATATTCGCAGACCGCAGCGTATCGCCGAAAATCTATGAAGTGAAAAAATGCTACCAGAACGTAACGTTCTCCGAAGTCAATCTCGCCGAGGGAGTTCTGACGGTAGAGAATAAATTTCTATTCACCAACCTGGGAGAATATGAGCTCAAGTGGACGCTTGCCGTCGATGGCGTCGTCACGGATAAAGGCAGTCTTACAGCGGCAATCGCTCCGGGTGATTCGCAGCAAGTCACCATCCCGCTCCCGGTTCTGAGCGGTGCGGAAGGCGAGGCTGTACTGACGGTCGGCTTCTTTACAAAGCAGGCGACCGCTTGGGCCGAGGCGGGACACGAAGTCGCGTTCGAACAGTTCCTGCTTCCTCCTGCAGAGCATCGCGCGCAGGCAGTCCGTATCCTGGGGAGTCCGGCTGTGCAGGTGTCGGAAGAACAGGCTGTCTTGAGCATTACAGGCGAGCAGTTCGCCGTCAGCTTCGATAAGGCGACTGGTAACCTCGTCTCCTTCGCCGCCAACGGCAAGGAGCTGCTGAAAGCCCCGCCGGCTCCGAACTTCTGGCGGGCGTACACGGATAACGACCGCGGCAATAAGCAGCATGAGCGCTGCGCCACCTGGCGCTCGGCCGGAGTGGAGCGCCGCTTGCGCCAGCTCACGTGGGAAGTGCTGCCGGACCGGGTGGTCGTGCAAGCAAGCTACCTGCTGCCGACGACGAAGGCTTCGAGCTGCGATGTCACATATACCGTGCGGGGCAGCGGCGAAATCGATATTTACCAGCAGCTTACGCCGGGCGGAAACGGGGATCTGCCGGAAATTCCGGAGATTGGCATGATGTTCGTCCTGGATCGGTCCTTCGACACGATCGAATGGTACGGTAAAGGACCGCACGAATCGTATTGGGACCGCCAGACGGGCGCCAAGCTGGGCTTTTACAGCGCGAAGGTCGAGGACCAGTTCGTGCCTTACATCCGGCCGCAGGAATGCGGCAACAAGATGGAAGTCCGGCGGGCGGCTGTTACGAATGCAGACGGCGCCGGACTGCTTATAACAGGTTTGCCGGTGTTTGAGCTGAATGCCCTCCCGTATACTCCGTTTGAACTCGAAGCGCACGACCATGTGTATAAGCTGCCGGAGAGCGACAAGACGGTAATCCGCATCAATCACAGGCAAATGGGCGTTGGCGGTGACGATAGCTGGGGCGCGCTTCCTCACCAGCAGTATTTGCTGCAGGCGAACAAGCCGTATGCATTTGGATTCACGATTAAAGGTATCTGA